ATCGCGCAGGCCTTCGTCTCCGAACGCATCGGCCTTGCGGCTCAGGCGTATTCGTCGGCGCAGCGCTGCCTGGACCTGACTCTGCAATGGTGCCGGGACCGTGAGACGTTCGGACGGCCGCTGATCTCCCGGCAAGCCGTACAGAACACTCTGGCCGAGATGGCTCGCCGCATCGACGTGGCGCGGGTGTATTCGCGCCACGTCGTAGAACGGCAACTATCGGGCGAGACCAATCTGATCGCCGAAGTGTGCTTCGCGAAGAACACCGCGGTGGAAGCCGGCGAATGGGTGGCGCACCAGGCCGTTCAGCTCTTCGGAGGGATGGGATACATGACCGAGTGCGAGGTCGAACGCCAATACCGGGACATGCGGATCCTGGGTATCGGCGGCGGAACCACCGAAATCCTCACCGGCCTGGCGGCCAAGGCACTTGGATACCAGGCATGACCGCGCTGAAGAGCACCCTCGACCCCACGGCACCCACGTACCTGGAGGCGGCCGAGGCGATGACCGCGAAGCTCGCCGAGATCGACGGCGAGCTGGCGAAAGCACTGTCCGGCGGCGGCCCCAAGTACGTCGACCGGCATCACGCGCGCGGCAAGCTCACCGCCCGCGAGCGCATCGAGCTACTGGTCGACCCCGATTCGCCGTTCCTGGAACTGTGCCCACTGGCCGCATACGGCAGCGACTTTCAGGTCGGCGCCAGCCTGGTGACCGGTATCGGCGTGGTGGAAGGCGTCGAGTGTCTGCTGGTCGCCAACGACCCCACCGTCAAAGGCGGCACCAGTAACCCCTGGACGCTGAAGAAGATTCTGCGGGCCAACCAAGTGGCCTTCGAGAACCGGCTGCCGGTGATCTCACTGGTGGAGTCCGGCGGTGCGGATCTGCCCACCCAGAAAGAGATCTTCATCCCCGGCGGTCAGATGTTCCGGGACCTGACCCGGCTGTCCGCGGCGGGCATCCCGACGATCGCGCTGGTGTTCGGCAACTCCACCGCCGGCGGCGCCTACATCCCCGGCATGTCCGATCACGTGGTGATGATCAAGGAACGCTCGAAGGTGTTCCTGGCCGGGCCACCGCTGGTCAAGATGGCCACCGGCGAGGAGTCCGACGACGAGTCGCTCGGCGGGGCCGAAATGCACGCCAGGGTATCGGGTTTGGGCGACTACCTCGCCGTCGACGAAGTCGATGCCATCCGGATCGGCCGGCGCATCGTGGCACGGCTGAACTGGACGAAGCAGGGGCCGGCACCGCGCCCGGTCATCCCCCCGCTCGCCGATCCCGATGAGCTGCTCGGCATCGTGTCCGCTGATCTGCGAATCCCGTTCGATCCACGCGAGGTGATCGCGCGCATCGTCGACGGCTCGGATTTCGACGAGTTCAAAGCCATGTATGGACCGTCGCTCGTGACCGGGTGGGCAACCCTGCACGGCTACCCGGTGGGCATCCTGGCCAACGCCCGCGGCGTGCTGTTCAGCGAGGAGTCGCAGAAGGCCACCCAGTTCATCCAGCTGGCCAATCGATCCAACACGCCACTGCTGTTCCTGCACAACACAACCGGCTACATGGTCGGCAAGGCGTACGAGGAAGGCGGGATGATCAAGCACGGCTCGATGATGATCAACGCGGTGTCCAACTCGCGCGTCCCGCACATCTCGCTGCTGATCGGCGCGTCCTACGGGGCAGGCCACTACGGCATGTGCGGCCGCGCCTACGATCCCCGCTTCCTGTTCGCCTGGCCCAGCGCCAAATCCGCCGTGATGGGCGGTGCCCAACTGGCCGGTGTGTTGTCCATCGTCAACCGCGCGGCCACCGAAGCCCGCGGCGGCGTCGTTGACGAGCAGGCTGACGCCGCGCTTCGGGCTGCTGTCGAAAGCCAGATCGAAGCCGAGTCGCTGCCGATGTTCCTCTCCGGCCGCATCTATGACGACGGGGTGATCGATCCGCGTGACACCCGCACCGTCTTGGGAATGTGCCTGTCCGCCATAGCCAATGCACCGATCGAGGGGACGTCGAACTTCGGCGTCTTCCGGATGTGAGTTAGTGATGAGCGCTTGCGCGAAGAACAGAGGGCCGAAGTGATCACTAGAGTTCTCGTTGGCAACCGTGGCGAGATCGCCCGCCGCGTAATCGCCACCTGTCGCCGGCTCGGCATCGGCACGGTGGCGGTCTACACCGAGCCGGACGCCGAGGCACCGCACGTCGCCGAGGCCGACGCCCGGGTGCGACTCGAGGGCGCTCGATCCGATGTCGCCGGCCCAGCGGCTCCGGCAGGCTACCTCGACGCAGCGCAGCTGATCGCCGCCGCGCGGGCCGCCGGCGCTGACGCGATCCACCCCGGCTACGGATTCCTCTCGGAGAACCCTGATTTCGCGAAGTCCGTCATCGATGCCGGACTGGTCTGGATCGGGCCGCCGGTGGCTGCCGTCGCATCGATGGGTTCGAAGATCGAAGCGAAGAAGATGATGTCCGGGGCCGGGGTTCCGGTCCTCGAGGAGCTCGACCCGGAGACCGTCACCGCAGCCCAGTTGCCGGTATTGGTCAAGGCGTCGGCCGGCGGCGGCGGCCGCGGCATGCGGGTGGTGTCCGAGCTGGCCGATCTGGCCGGTCAGGTCGCCGCCGCGCAGCGCGAGGCCCAGTCGGCGTTCGGCGATCCGACGGTGTTCTGCGAGCGGTACCTGCCGACCGGCCATCACGTCGAGGTGCAGGTCCTCGCCGATCAGCACGGCACGGTCTGGGCCGTCGGCGAGCGGGAATGCTCCATCCAGCGCAGGCACCAGAAGATCATCGAAGAAGCACCCTCCCCACTGGTCGAGCGCGTTGCGGGGATGCGGGAGAGGCTGTTCGACGCCGCCCGGCTGGCGGCCGGCGCGATCGGCTACACCGGCGCGGGCACCGTGGAGTTCCTGGCCGACGAGAACGGCGAGTTCTACTTCCTGGAGATGAACACCCGCCTTCAGGTCGAACATCCGGTCACCGAACTCACCACCGGCCTGGACCTCGTCGAGCTGCAGCTGGCGGTGGCCGACGGTGAGCGGCTCGGCGAGCAGCCCCCGGCCGCCCGCGGCCATTCGATCGAGGCCCGCATCTACGCCGAGGATCCCGCCAAGAACTGGCAACCGCAGGCCGGCCGCATCCATCGGTTCGAGGTGCCCGGTGTGACAACCACTTTCGGGCTGATCGCCGATACCGGGATCCGACTGGACTCCGGAATCGACGGCCATGCGACGGTGTCGATCCACTACGACCCGATGCTGGCCAAGGTGATTTCGTACGCCCCTACCCGACGGCGTGCCGCCCAGGTGCTCGCCGCCGCGCTGGCCGGCACCCGGCTGCACGGCATCCGGACCAACCGCGACCTGCTCGTCAATGTCCTTCGCCACCAGGGCTTCCTGAACGGCGCCACCGACACCGCGTTCTTCGACACCCACGGCCTGCCCGAGCTGTCTCGGCCGCTGGCCGACGACCGTGCGACGCGGCTCTCGGTTGTCGCCGCCGCTCTGGCCGACAGTGCCCACAATCGCGCCGGCGCACGGGTACTCGGCGAGATTCCCAGCGGCTGGCGCAACGTCGTGTCGGGCAATCAGGTCAAGAGCTACTCGGTCAGCGAGCTGGAACACCACATCAGCTATCGATTCACCCGTGACGGGGTGGTCCTGCCCGACGATCCGGGGGTGACGGTGTTGTCGGCGCAGCCCGGTCAGGTCGTGCTGGCCGACGACGCGGGGGTCGCCATCGCATTCAGTGTGAGCCGTTATGGCACAGAGGTATTCGTCGACTCGCCACTGGGCCCGGTCGCGTTGAGTGCCGTCCCCAGATTCCCCGAGCCGGGTTCGACCGTCGAGAAGGGATCGTTGCTGGCACCCATGCCCGGCGCGGTGATCCGGCTCGGCGCCGCCCTGGGTGACAGCGTCACGCTGGGCCAGCCGCTGGTCTGGCTGGAGGCGATGAAGATGGAACACACGATCACCGCGCCCGCCGATGGCGTGGTGACCCAACTGGAGGTCAGCGTCGGCCAGCAGGTCGACGTGGGGACCGTCCTGGCCCGGGTGGAGAGCCCGACCGACACAGAAGGAGAGCTGTGACCGCCTTGAGTACCGACACCGGCTTCATCGAGAGCGCCGAACGCCAGGAGCTGCGTAAGGCGGTCGGCGCGATGGCGGCGAGCTACGGCTCGGACTACTACCTGGCCAAAGCCCGCGCGGGTGAGCACACTGACGAATTGTGGTCCGAGGCGGCCAAACTCGGCTTCGTCGGGGTCAACCTTCCCGAGGAGTACGGCGGCGGCGGCGCAGGCATGTATGAGCTGTCCCTGGTCATGGAGGAGATGGCCGCCCACGGCTGCGCGCTGCTGATGCTGGTGGTGTCACCGGCGATCAACGGGACCATCATCAGCAAGTTCGGCACCGACGACCAGAAGAAGCGCTGGCTGCCCGGTATCGCCGACGGGTCGATCACCATGGCGTTCGCCATCACCGAACCCGACGCCGGATCGAATTCGCACAAGATCACCACCACCGCGCGCGCCGCGACGGCAGCGACTGGGTTCTGTCCGGCCAGAAGGTCTACATCTCCGGCGTCGACCAGGCCCAGGCGGTGCTGGTCGTCGGCCGGACCGAAGAAGCGAAGACCGGCAACCTCAAACCCGCGTTGTTCATCGTGCCGACCGACACCCCAGGCTTCAGCTTCACCAAGATCGATATGGAGATCGTCAGCCCGGAAAGCCAGTTCCAGGTGTTCATCGACGATGTCCGGTTGCCCGCCGATGCGCTGGTCGGTTCGGAGGACGCCGCGATCGCGCAGCTGTTCGCCGGCCTGAACCCGGAACGAATCATGGGTGCGGCCAACGCGATCGGTGCGGGACGCCACGTGCTCGGCAAGGCGGCCGAGTACGTCAAGACCCGCCAGGTGTGGAAGACGCCGATCGGTGCGCACCAAGGTATCGCGCACCCGTTGGCGCAGAACTACATCGAGATCGAACTCGCCAAGCTGATGATGCAGAAAGCCGCCGCGCTCTACGACGCCGGCGACGACTTCGGCGCCGCTGAAGCGGCCAACATGGCCAAGTACGCCGCGGGCGAGGCGTCCACCAAGGCCGTCGACCAGGCCGTGCAGTCCCTCGGCGGCAACGGACTCACCAAGGAGTACGGCGTCGCGTCGATGCTCACCGCGTCCCGGCTGGCGCGCATCGCTCCGGTAAGCCGGGAGATGATCCTCAACTTCGTCGCGCAGACTTCGCTCGGCCTGCCGCGGTCCTACTGATGACGCGGCGGGCAGGAGCGAAGCGACATGGGGAGTGAGATGGATCGGCTCGTCACCTATGCCGTCGACGGTCACGTCGCCCGGCTGACGCTCGACTCGCCGCACAACCGCAATGCGCTGTCCACGCGGCTGGTGGAGCAGTTGCATGCCGGACTGCGGGCGGCGGCGGAGGATTCGGCGGTGCGGACCGTGGTGCTGGGTCACACCGGCGGCACGTTCTGTGCCGGTGCCGACCTGAGCGAAGCGTCGGACGGCGATCCGTTCGACATGACCGCCGCGCGGGGTCGGGAGATGGCGGCATTGCTGCGGGCGATCGTCGAATGCCCTATGCCGGTGGTGGCGGCCATCGACGGTCACGTCCGGGCCGGCGGTCTCGGGTTGGTGGGGGCGTGCGACATCGCCGTCGCCGGCCCGCGCAGCACGTTCGCACTGACCGAGGCGCGCATCGGCGTAGCCCCCGCTGTCATTTCTCTGACACTGCTGCCGAAGATGACGGCGCGCGCGGCCGCCCGGTACTACCTCACCGGTGAGACGTTCACCGCACCGACAGCCGCCGAGATCGGCGTGATCACGTTGGCCGCCGACGACGTGGAGGCGGCGATCGTAGGCATCGTGGCCGATCTGGGGCGTGGCTCGCCCCAAGGGCTGGCGGCATCGAAGGCGCTGACCACAGCCGACATTCTCGCCCGCTTCGACCGCGACGCCGAGGACTTGGCAACGGAATCGGCCCGGCTGTTCATCTCCGAGGAAGCTCACGAAGGCATGCTCGCGTTTCTCCAGAAACGCCCGCCGCGCTGGGTGCGATAACACAGGCGTGAGAGAACAGCGAACACTCTTGCGGTTGCCGATCAGAGTCGTACCCTCGTAAGCGATGAGCAACTTGACACCGCGGGACGCATCGACGCGGGCTGCCGACGCAGACCGCATCCAGGTTGCCCAATTGCTCGGCGAGGCCGCCTCACGGGGGCGTCTGGCGCTCAGTGAGTACGAGCAGCGGTTGGCGAAGGCGTACGCCGCGCAGACCTACGAGGATCTTGATCGGCTCACCGAGGACTTGCCGGAGGCCGCCGACGCCTCGAACCGGCGCGGTGCGTCGAACCCGGCACCCAAGACGCTGCTGTTGGCGATCCTCAGCGGGTTCGAGCGCCGCGGCCGCTGGAATGTTCCCGGCCGGATCACGACCTTCACCCTCTTCGGCGGGGGCGTCGTCGACCTGCGCTACGCCGACTTCACATCGGCGAACGTGGAGATCCACGCGTATTCGATCATGGGCGGCCAGACCATCCTGCTGCCGCCGGAGATCAATCTCGAGGTCCACGGGGTGGGTGTGATGGGTGGCTTCGACCACGACGTGGACGGCCCGGGTACGCCGGGTGCGCCGAAAGTCACCGTCCGCGGTTTCTCGTTGTGGGGCGGTGTCGGCATCAAACGCAAGAACCGAAAGCCCAACGCCCCCGAGGCGCACTAGGCAGTCCGCACACAATTTCGGCCCCTTCCACATAGGAAGGGGCCGAAGTTGTTGGTGCGGGGGTTACTTCGAGCTGTCGCCCGAGCTGGAGCTGCTCGACGACGACGAGCTCGAGGAGCTGGAATCGCTCGACTTGCTGGACTCCGTCTTGGTCTTCTTGCCACCGCTGAGCGCGTCCGAGATCCGCTTGCCGATCTTGGCGAGCGGGTTCTGCGGCTTGGCCGGCTTGGTGGTGGGCTTCGTCGACGACGTCGGGGCCTTCGGGGACGCAGCGCCGGTCGACTTGGCGGGCGTGGTGGCGGTGTCGTCGGTCGACGTCGTGGTGTCGGTCGACGACGTGGTGTCGGTCGACGTCGAGGTGTCGGTCGACGTCGTGCCTTCGGTCGACGTCGTGCCTTCGGTCGACGAGCCACCGGTCGAGGTGGTCTCCGATTCGGTCTTGGCCTCGGCGGCGACCTTCTTCGACGCCGCGGACGACGCGGTGGTGGTGATACCGGCGGCGGACTTCACCGCGGTCTCGAGACCCTTGATGTCGTTCTGGATGGTCGTCGCGGCCGCGCTGACCGCCCCGGCCAGTCCGGCGGCCGAGGCCGCGCCGGGCAGGTTGTCCGAGATGGACGTCGCCACGTAGGCCAGGATCGCCGACAGGCCGTTGGTGCTGTAGCTGAAGCCCGTGCCGGTGTCGGGGTCGTAGTCCGGCGTCTGTCCGTAGAAGAACAGGCTGGCCAGGATGCCGCCACCGAGCTTGACCGGGCCGAGATCGAAGGTCGGGACCAGCTGCGCGGCCGACGAGACGATCGAGTTGATGACGTTCGGAATGCCGTAGTAGAACGTCGCCTGCGCCGCCTGGAAGATCGGCGAGCTGGTGCCGAAGAGCTCACCGGCGCCCACGTAGGGAATCGAGGGAGCGCCGATCTCGAAGTAGTAGTTGTCGAGGTCGAAGCCGGGGAGGAACGTCTCGGCGGCGTTGTCGACGAGGTAGTACAGAACACCCGAGGCGCCGCTGACGTAGACGTCGCTCACGCCCGGGTAGTAGGTGTTGTCGGTCTGGATGTAGCCGCCCCAACCGAACCAGTAGGCGTCGTTGATGCCCTGGATGGTGATGTCGGTGATCGCCGTCAGCTCGTACTTGGCCGTGGACAGCGGCAGCGGGGTGGAGGTACCCAGCGCGATGTCGTGAGTCGGAAGGTACGCCGGTGAGGCGGCGACGATGGCGGCGGCACTGGCCAGTGCCGCGCCGGTCATCAGGAAAGGCCGAGTCCTTGACGCCATTGCTAATTCCCCTTGTTGGTGCGGTTCGCCAGGGTCGTGACGAACTCGGTGCTTTGCTGATACGAATCTTAGAAGATCCTGATAGATACTAAGGGGCTGTTTGCCCCTCGGCAAGCGGTACCACGGAATTCAGGGACTTAAGTACTTCGCTTTTTTCACACCAATCACGCAGTACGGACGGGCGTCCGGTAGCCAATTGACGGTGGGGAAACATACGGGTTACCGACGTGTTGCACGTGTTCGCTAACGCCCTGCGCCCGAGAACGTTGACGTCAATAACAAACTGGTTTGCCACACCCTTTGCTAACCACACCATCGACCGGGCCGCGACGCAGGCCCGGCCCGGCTTTGCTGAATACCTGAGAGCTTCTCAGCTCAACGCCGGCGCCGACGCGACCGCAGGTAGTCGCCCACGACCGCCGCGCCCAGGCCGTCCAGGTCGGGAACCACAACCCGGCCCCCGACGCGGCGCGCGACCTGATCGATGAATCTGGCCAGGCCCGGGTCGTTGCCGAGTCGGAAGATCGTCACCTGCGCACCGAGGCGGGCGACCTCGTCGAACCCGCGCACAGTGTGCGCGATGGTCCGCGGATGCGGCGGGTAGTCAAAGAACACCGACGAACCCTGACCGTCGAAATCCTCCAGGTGCGCGGTGGGCTCACCGTCGGTGACCACCAGCACCACCGGTTGGGCGTTGGGGTGGCGGCGCAGATGCCGGACCGCCAGCGCCAGTGCGTGGTGCAGGTTGGTGCCCTGCTCGTAGACACCTTCGAGCCCGGTCAGCTCGGCCGCGGTCACGGTGCGGGCGTAGCGGCCGAAGGCGATGATCTGCAGCGCATCCGAGCGGAACCTGGTGCTCACCAGGTGGTTGAGCGCCAGCGCGGTCTGCTTCATCGGCAGCCACCGGTTCTCCATCACCATCGAGAACGACGTGTCGACCAACAGCGCCACCGCCGACTGTGTGCGAGTCTCGGTCTCCGACACCTCGACATCGTCGACACTGATCCGCAGCGGCCCTTCGGTGGGCCCGCCGGCTTGCCGCAGTACCGCGTTGGTCAGGGTGCGGGTGACGTTCCAGGGCTCGGTGTCACCGAACGCCCAGGGCCGGGTGGCGCCGGTGAGTTCGCCGGCAGCGCCGGCACGACGGGTGTCGCGCTCGCCGTGGCGGCCCGAAAGCTGTTGGGCGACATCGCGAAGCGCGGTCTGCCCGAGCTGGCGCATGGCCTTGGGCGACAACCGCCACTGGCCGTCGGAGCCGCGATCCAGGAAGCCCTGGTTCATCAAGGCACGTTCCAGCTCGGCCAGCGTGCGCGCGTCGATGGCGGCCTGATCGCCGAGCTGGCGGGCCAGCGCGTCGAGGTCAACGTCGTCCATGGTGGCACCGGCGTAGCTCTGCGACAGCTGCTCGGCGAGCTGCTCGAGTTCGGCGATGTCGGCCATCGCCTGGGCGCCCTCCCCCATGCCGAGCGGGTTGTCGCCGGAGAATTCCGACGAACCGGTCCAATCCTCGCCCGGCCGGGCGGCCTGCAGGTGGGAGTCGAGCCGATTCAGCGCGTTCATCAGTTGTGGCGAACCGAAAGCCTGCTGCGCCAACGCATCCAGCTCGGCGCGCTGGTCGGGGGTGAGGCTGTTGCGGAAGCGCTGCGCGGCGGCGGCCCGCTGGGCCAGCGAATCGAGGAGTTCCTCGACGTTCTTCGGATTCTCCGGAAAGTACTGACCGTGCTTGCGCATGAAGTCGTCGAAATCCTGCGCGCTGTCCTCGCCACGAGAATGCTTGTCCAGCAGATCGTTCAGGTCGTCGAGCATCTCGTTGACCGCTTGCCGGTCCTCATCCGTCGCGTTCTCCAGCGCCTGCTTCATGCCGGCGAACCGCTGATCGAGCATCTCCCGGCCGAGCAGATCCTTGATCTGCTCGTACTTCTGGCGCGCCTCGGGGCTGCGCCAGTTGTAATCCGACAACTCCTGCACCGCCTTGGCCGGCGACGGTGAGAGCGACTCGATCTGCAGCTCCTGGAATCGGGCGTCGTCGTCCAGGGCGCGCGCCAGTTCCTTACGTTCGGAGAGCACCGCGTCGTCGAGCAACTTCTTGATCTCTTGCAGGGTGCCGTCAAGGTTGTTGCGGT
This is a stretch of genomic DNA from Mycobacterium sp. ELW1. It encodes these proteins:
- a CDS encoding VWA domain-containing protein, encoding MAKADRGHAHDSRYSAYTGGPDPLAPPVDLRDALEQIGQDVMEGTSPRRALSELLRRGTKNTKGADRLAAEVNRRRRELLNRNNLDGTLQEIKKLLDDAVLSERKELARALDDDARFQELQIESLSPSPAKAVQELSDYNWRSPEARQKYEQIKDLLGREMLDQRFAGMKQALENATDEDRQAVNEMLDDLNDLLDKHSRGEDSAQDFDDFMRKHGQYFPENPKNVEELLDSLAQRAAAAQRFRNSLTPDQRAELDALAQQAFGSPQLMNALNRLDSHLQAARPGEDWTGSSEFSGDNPLGMGEGAQAMADIAELEQLAEQLSQSYAGATMDDVDLDALARQLGDQAAIDARTLAELERALMNQGFLDRGSDGQWRLSPKAMRQLGQTALRDVAQQLSGRHGERDTRRAGAAGELTGATRPWAFGDTEPWNVTRTLTNAVLRQAGGPTEGPLRISVDDVEVSETETRTQSAVALLVDTSFSMVMENRWLPMKQTALALNHLVSTRFRSDALQIIAFGRYARTVTAAELTGLEGVYEQGTNLHHALALAVRHLRRHPNAQPVVLVVTDGEPTAHLEDFDGQGSSVFFDYPPHPRTIAHTVRGFDEVARLGAQVTIFRLGNDPGLARFIDQVARRVGGRVVVPDLDGLGAAVVGDYLRSRRRRR
- a CDS encoding acyl-CoA carboxylase subunit beta; protein product: MTALKSTLDPTAPTYLEAAEAMTAKLAEIDGELAKALSGGGPKYVDRHHARGKLTARERIELLVDPDSPFLELCPLAAYGSDFQVGASLVTGIGVVEGVECLLVANDPTVKGGTSNPWTLKKILRANQVAFENRLPVISLVESGGADLPTQKEIFIPGGQMFRDLTRLSAAGIPTIALVFGNSTAGGAYIPGMSDHVVMIKERSKVFLAGPPLVKMATGEESDDESLGGAEMHARVSGLGDYLAVDEVDAIRIGRRIVARLNWTKQGPAPRPVIPPLADPDELLGIVSADLRIPFDPREVIARIVDGSDFDEFKAMYGPSLVTGWATLHGYPVGILANARGVLFSEESQKATQFIQLANRSNTPLLFLHNTTGYMVGKAYEEGGMIKHGSMMINAVSNSRVPHISLLIGASYGAGHYGMCGRAYDPRFLFAWPSAKSAVMGGAQLAGVLSIVNRAATEARGGVVDEQADAALRAAVESQIEAESLPMFLSGRIYDDGVIDPRDTRTVLGMCLSAIANAPIEGTSNFGVFRM
- a CDS encoding DUF1707 domain-containing protein, coding for MSNLTPRDASTRAADADRIQVAQLLGEAASRGRLALSEYEQRLAKAYAAQTYEDLDRLTEDLPEAADASNRRGASNPAPKTLLLAILSGFERRGRWNVPGRITTFTLFGGGVVDLRYADFTSANVEIHAYSIMGGQTILLPPEINLEVHGVGVMGGFDHDVDGPGTPGAPKVTVRGFSLWGGVGIKRKNRKPNAPEAH
- a CDS encoding enoyl-CoA hydratase family protein; the encoded protein is MGSEMDRLVTYAVDGHVARLTLDSPHNRNALSTRLVEQLHAGLRAAAEDSAVRTVVLGHTGGTFCAGADLSEASDGDPFDMTAARGREMAALLRAIVECPMPVVAAIDGHVRAGGLGLVGACDIAVAGPRSTFALTEARIGVAPAVISLTLLPKMTARAAARYYLTGETFTAPTAAEIGVITLAADDVEAAIVGIVADLGRGSPQGLAASKALTTADILARFDRDAEDLATESARLFISEEAHEGMLAFLQKRPPRWVR
- a CDS encoding biotin carboxylase N-terminal domain-containing protein; amino-acid sequence: MITRVLVGNRGEIARRVIATCRRLGIGTVAVYTEPDAEAPHVAEADARVRLEGARSDVAGPAAPAGYLDAAQLIAAARAAGADAIHPGYGFLSENPDFAKSVIDAGLVWIGPPVAAVASMGSKIEAKKMMSGAGVPVLEELDPETVTAAQLPVLVKASAGGGGRGMRVVSELADLAGQVAAAQREAQSAFGDPTVFCERYLPTGHHVEVQVLADQHGTVWAVGERECSIQRRHQKIIEEAPSPLVERVAGMRERLFDAARLAAGAIGYTGAGTVEFLADENGEFYFLEMNTRLQVEHPVTELTTGLDLVELQLAVADGERLGEQPPAARGHSIEARIYAEDPAKNWQPQAGRIHRFEVPGVTTTFGLIADTGIRLDSGIDGHATVSIHYDPMLAKVISYAPTRRRAAQVLAAALAGTRLHGIRTNRDLLVNVLRHQGFLNGATDTAFFDTHGLPELSRPLADDRATRLSVVAAALADSAHNRAGARVLGEIPSGWRNVVSGNQVKSYSVSELEHHISYRFTRDGVVLPDDPGVTVLSAQPGQVVLADDAGVAIAFSVSRYGTEVFVDSPLGPVALSAVPRFPEPGSTVEKGSLLAPMPGAVIRLGAALGDSVTLGQPLVWLEAMKMEHTITAPADGVVTQLEVSVGQQVDVGTVLARVESPTDTEGEL